In Halorhabdus tiamatea SARL4B, a genomic segment contains:
- a CDS encoding hemolysin family protein, producing the protein MYTPGTVSILEGLVAMLDVSQGTITGVGILAVVVLVAFSAFFASSEIAIFSLADHRIATLVEDEVAGAETLSTLKADPRRLLVTILVGNNVANIGMSAITTGLLGLYFDPGQSVLIATFGVTSLVLLFGESAPKSYAVEHSQSWALRIARPLRLMQQLMYPLVAVFDVLTDGVNRLMGSEGTLEEVYVTRSEVEEVITAGQRAGVFTDAEHQMLQRLLRFHNRIVKETMVPRLDVVAIEVETDLETAIETCLEHDRNELPVYEGVLDTVVGTVHVRDLVDAQFRGETVSLRAVASEPHVVPETKDVDELLTELREKRRRMAIVVDEYGTTSGIVTIEDIVEEIIGEVLTEQEATPIRWLEDDTAIVRGELNVHEVNEATGTELPESGTFETIAGLIMDRTGRLVDEGDRVTYDGVVLVAETVANNRVLEVRVDLSKREDQSGAAKDA; encoded by the coding sequence ATGTACACGCCTGGTACGGTTTCGATACTTGAGGGGCTGGTGGCGATGCTCGACGTGTCCCAGGGAACGATTACCGGTGTTGGTATCCTGGCTGTCGTGGTTCTCGTCGCGTTCTCGGCGTTTTTCGCGTCCTCTGAGATCGCTATCTTCTCGCTGGCCGACCATCGCATCGCGACGCTCGTCGAGGACGAGGTTGCCGGCGCGGAGACGCTCTCGACGCTGAAGGCTGACCCGCGCAGGCTACTGGTGACGATCCTCGTCGGGAACAACGTCGCCAACATCGGCATGTCCGCCATCACGACCGGACTCCTGGGGCTGTATTTCGACCCTGGCCAATCGGTGTTGATCGCTACCTTCGGTGTGACGTCGCTCGTATTGCTGTTCGGCGAGAGCGCACCGAAGTCCTACGCCGTCGAACACAGCCAGTCGTGGGCGCTCCGAATCGCCCGGCCCCTGCGTCTCATGCAACAACTCATGTATCCGCTCGTGGCGGTTTTCGACGTCCTGACCGACGGCGTGAATCGCCTCATGGGAAGCGAGGGGACCCTCGAGGAAGTCTACGTCACGCGATCGGAGGTCGAGGAGGTGATCACGGCTGGCCAGCGGGCCGGCGTCTTCACCGACGCCGAACACCAGATGCTCCAGCGCCTGCTGCGGTTTCACAACCGGATCGTCAAGGAGACGATGGTCCCCCGGCTGGACGTCGTCGCGATCGAAGTCGAGACGGACCTCGAGACGGCCATCGAGACGTGCCTGGAGCACGACCGCAACGAGTTGCCCGTCTACGAGGGCGTCCTCGATACAGTCGTCGGGACTGTCCACGTCCGGGACCTGGTCGACGCACAGTTTCGCGGCGAGACGGTGTCACTCCGCGCCGTCGCCAGCGAGCCCCACGTCGTCCCGGAAACGAAGGACGTCGACGAGTTGCTGACCGAGCTTCGCGAGAAGCGACGTCGCATGGCGATCGTCGTCGACGAGTACGGAACGACGTCCGGGATCGTCACTATCGAGGACATCGTCGAGGAGATTATCGGGGAGGTACTCACAGAGCAGGAGGCGACGCCGATCCGGTGGCTCGAAGACGACACCGCCATCGTGCGTGGTGAACTCAACGTCCACGAGGTCAACGAAGCGACCGGCACTGAACTCCCCGAAAGCGGCACCTTCGAGACGATTGCCGGTCTGATCATGGACCGAACCGGCCGTCTCGTCGACGAGGGCGACCGCGTGACCTACGACGGCGTGGTCCTCGTCGCCGAGACGGTCGCGAACAACCGAGTGCTGGAGGTTCGGGTCGATCTATCGAAGCGCGAAGACCAAAGCGGGGCCGCCAAAGACGCGTGA
- a CDS encoding L-lactate dehydrogenase produces MTISEQAIKGKVAIIGAGDVGATTAYALMMSGSVSEIVLVDIDHEKAEGEAMDLRHGASFVKPVDIYAGDYEDAHDADVVIIAAGASQKPGETRLELLGRNVDIFHDMIPRITDGLADDAVLLVVANPVDVLSYVTWKVSGLPRHRVIGTGTVLDTARFRNVLSENCNIDARNVHAYVIGEHGDGEVLVWSATHMAGVPFDDYCPVCDLDCDMQNREVIAEEVRGAAYEIIDRKGATYYAIGLATTEIVESIIRDENSILTVSTLLDGQYGLEDVYLSLPAVVNRGGIRRVVDLDLDEREREQFVESGEMLKEEIGKLDI; encoded by the coding sequence ATGACAATATCGGAGCAAGCGATCAAGGGCAAAGTCGCGATCATCGGTGCGGGGGACGTCGGCGCGACGACGGCCTACGCGTTGATGATGAGTGGCTCGGTCTCCGAGATCGTGCTCGTCGACATCGATCACGAGAAGGCCGAGGGAGAGGCGATGGACCTGCGCCACGGAGCCTCGTTCGTCAAGCCCGTCGACATCTACGCCGGCGATTACGAAGACGCCCACGACGCCGACGTCGTGATCATCGCCGCCGGCGCGAGCCAGAAGCCCGGCGAGACTCGACTCGAGTTGCTCGGCCGCAACGTCGACATCTTCCACGACATGATCCCGCGGATCACCGACGGGCTCGCCGACGACGCTGTCCTCCTGGTAGTCGCCAATCCCGTCGACGTCCTCTCGTATGTCACCTGGAAAGTTTCCGGGTTGCCTCGCCACCGTGTCATCGGGACCGGCACCGTCCTCGACACGGCGCGGTTCCGGAACGTCCTGAGTGAGAACTGCAACATCGACGCCCGGAACGTCCACGCCTACGTCATCGGCGAGCACGGCGACGGTGAAGTCCTGGTCTGGAGCGCGACCCACATGGCCGGCGTCCCCTTCGACGATTACTGTCCGGTCTGTGACCTGGACTGTGACATGCAAAACCGCGAGGTGATCGCCGAGGAGGTCCGGGGTGCCGCCTACGAGATCATCGACCGGAAGGGCGCGACCTACTACGCGATCGGACTGGCGACGACCGAGATCGTCGAGAGTATCATCCGCGACGAGAACTCGATTCTGACGGTCTCGACCCTCTTGGACGGCCAGTACGGCCTCGAAGACGTTTACCTCAGTCTCCCCGCTGTCGTCAACCGCGGCGGGATTCGGCGCGTCGTCGATCTGGACCTCGACGAGCGCGAACGCGAGCAGTTCGTCGAATCCGGCGAGATGCTCAAAGAAGAGATCGGGAAGCTGGACATCTGA
- a CDS encoding geranylgeranylglyceryl/heptaprenylglyceryl phosphate synthase produces the protein MPSIDDIATTFESATRTLSLAGRTVLPVDTNPVPAAWDHVTKIDPEEDKKLPLLFPLYLQHTGALEVGGSKDVTGQNTEETLELVAGRPRPAIQEPSGVRQVTERTREQADYFAVPQVLNGDTEAIVGTLGSGIEYLREELGPSYLEDKLPIPLGDGLERRIVSLFSAWTLQEAVFEAYIIMNLDSAAAREASVTEDDLLSPRAAKQRAMVAETVLESEIVYLEYSGTFGGEEAEAILEDVSEALSWSRLWYGGGLDSRENVQAVLEAGADAVVVGNVFHEIADEEAELCADAVEELSPDATRSDVEDWVSTAIDVEESSAAEYLSTIPSLSNPTARAREYLVATIEATLAFEELAGALEGEVTTADELQTALDDRELPGEVELDSVLDGGPESFPRELVFGLLVDRLDIDADRLPVEHISVA, from the coding sequence ATGCCGAGTATCGACGATATCGCTACGACGTTCGAGTCGGCGACGCGAACGCTCTCGCTGGCCGGACGGACCGTCCTGCCCGTCGACACCAACCCGGTGCCGGCGGCGTGGGATCACGTCACGAAGATCGATCCGGAAGAAGACAAGAAGCTCCCGCTTTTGTTTCCGCTCTATCTCCAACACACCGGCGCGCTGGAGGTCGGCGGCTCGAAAGACGTCACGGGCCAGAATACCGAGGAAACCCTCGAACTCGTCGCCGGGCGGCCCCGTCCGGCCATCCAGGAACCGAGCGGCGTCCGGCAGGTCACCGAACGGACCCGCGAACAGGCCGATTACTTCGCCGTCCCACAGGTGCTCAACGGCGACACCGAGGCGATCGTCGGGACGCTGGGGTCCGGGATCGAGTATCTCCGGGAGGAACTCGGGCCGTCGTACCTCGAAGACAAACTCCCGATCCCGTTGGGAGACGGGCTCGAACGACGCATCGTCTCGCTGTTCTCGGCGTGGACGCTTCAGGAAGCCGTCTTCGAGGCGTACATCATCATGAACCTTGACAGCGCGGCCGCCCGGGAGGCCTCGGTGACGGAAGACGACCTCCTCAGTCCGCGAGCGGCCAAACAGCGCGCGATGGTCGCCGAGACAGTCCTCGAATCCGAGATCGTCTACCTGGAGTACTCCGGAACCTTCGGCGGCGAGGAGGCCGAAGCTATCCTCGAGGACGTATCTGAGGCGCTCTCGTGGTCGCGACTCTGGTACGGCGGCGGGCTCGACTCCCGAGAGAACGTCCAAGCCGTCCTCGAAGCCGGCGCTGATGCGGTCGTCGTCGGCAACGTCTTCCACGAGATCGCCGACGAAGAGGCCGAACTGTGTGCCGACGCCGTCGAGGAGCTATCGCCCGATGCGACGCGAAGCGACGTCGAAGACTGGGTCTCGACGGCGATCGACGTCGAGGAGTCCAGTGCCGCCGAGTACCTCTCGACGATCCCGTCGCTGTCGAACCCGACTGCCCGGGCGCGGGAGTACCTCGTCGCGACGATCGAGGCCACGTTGGCGTTCGAGGAGTTAGCGGGTGCACTCGAGGGCGAAGTCACGACCGCCGACGAACTCCAGACCGCACTCGACGACCGGGAACTTCCGGGTGAAGTCGAACTCGACAGCGTTCTCGACGGTGGGCCAGAGTCGTTCCCGCGAGAACTCGTCTTTGGACTGCTCGTCGACCGGCTGGACATAGACGCCGACCGACTCCCGGTCGAGCACATCAGCGTCGCTTGA
- a CDS encoding polyprenyl synthetase family protein gives MTDEDDVFAWLQDEVKPTVDARIQEWLEEFEYAERLWYPVATGGKRIRPGLVFLVSEIVDVPREDALDIAAGVELLHNFTLVHDDIIDGDEYRRGEPTLWAKHGEGSAINLGDMMFAKAILCFPPETRDLALDTVITVTNGEQMDIDFADRRDITVEEYMTMVRRKTGALLELCVDAPLALAETDLDLDGFTSLGPAFQIRDDLLDFQEGKGREKIGNDVRAGKRTLMVVHADDDRVYDILDKPFEETTDEDVQEVMEILEAEGSMDFAEQQMNDLIDEARAAIAALPDSPGREKLEALGRFITERDV, from the coding sequence ATGACTGACGAAGACGACGTCTTCGCGTGGCTGCAGGACGAGGTCAAACCGACGGTCGACGCTCGCATCCAGGAGTGGCTCGAGGAGTTCGAGTACGCCGAACGACTCTGGTATCCGGTCGCGACGGGTGGGAAGCGGATCCGGCCGGGGCTGGTGTTTCTGGTCTCGGAGATAGTCGATGTCCCACGGGAGGACGCCCTGGACATCGCCGCCGGGGTCGAACTCCTCCACAACTTCACGCTCGTCCACGACGACATCATCGACGGCGACGAGTACCGTCGTGGCGAGCCGACGCTGTGGGCCAAACACGGCGAGGGCAGCGCGATCAATCTCGGCGACATGATGTTCGCGAAGGCGATCCTGTGTTTCCCACCCGAGACCCGCGACCTGGCGCTCGATACCGTCATTACAGTCACTAACGGCGAGCAGATGGACATCGACTTCGCCGACCGCCGGGACATCACCGTCGAGGAGTACATGACAATGGTCCGACGCAAGACTGGTGCGCTGCTCGAACTCTGTGTCGACGCGCCGCTCGCGCTCGCCGAGACGGACCTCGACCTCGACGGATTCACGTCGCTGGGTCCCGCCTTCCAGATCCGCGACGACCTGCTCGACTTCCAGGAGGGCAAGGGCCGCGAGAAGATCGGCAACGACGTCCGGGCCGGCAAGCGGACGCTGATGGTGGTCCACGCCGACGACGACCGCGTCTACGACATCCTCGACAAACCCTTCGAGGAGACCACCGACGAGGACGTCCAGGAAGTCATGGAGATCCTGGAAGCCGAGGGAAGTATGGACTTCGCCGAACAGCAGATGAACGACCTCATCGACGAGGCACGCGCGGCTATCGCCGCTCTTCCGGACTCGCCGGGCCGGGAGAAACTCGAGGCGCTCGGGCGCTTCATCACCGAACGCGACGTCTGA
- a CDS encoding geranylgeranyl reductase family protein has protein sequence MSTDAYDIVVVGGGTAGAFAAASAAQQDLDVVLLERKSEDEAGHIACGDAIKGKSTFPEVIDLDYLREEAFTNENIQRAVFEVPDGGTIEYPFETGSGAIVDRKRYGEVLLEEADRVGAELHFDTVVQDVLQAEDGQIEGVTATRKGDQKRYDAEVVIDAAGALSILQDKADLADATFDTNVNFQQFCSAYREVLEVEEPVEYDDAIVFKPTEELGYLWYFPRTATEINVGLGFQMDQEPMELVDELRDDLEDREEFENAEVKDKLGAALPTRRPYDSGTAPGFIAVGDAAGHVNPTTGGGIPGAAKAGHWAAEVAGDAIAEGDLSEDALWEYNHRVLTDFGKRFAAMDLYNIFGTTLTVDDIADVISAMPAQQLIDILGRSGTSSMGWGLKLKTMVQTFGHWGTLYDAYKVNQRASELKEIYDEYPTAPDGFGDWRERRDAFMEDFYAEFGADPKY, from the coding sequence ATGTCGACAGACGCGTACGACATCGTCGTCGTCGGCGGTGGGACGGCCGGGGCGTTCGCGGCCGCCAGCGCCGCCCAGCAAGACCTCGATGTCGTTCTCCTGGAGCGAAAGAGCGAGGACGAAGCGGGCCACATCGCGTGTGGCGACGCCATCAAAGGCAAGAGTACGTTCCCGGAGGTGATCGATCTCGATTACTTACGTGAGGAGGCGTTCACGAACGAGAACATCCAGCGGGCCGTCTTCGAAGTACCGGACGGCGGGACGATCGAATATCCCTTCGAGACGGGTTCGGGAGCGATCGTCGACCGGAAGCGCTACGGCGAAGTGTTGCTCGAGGAGGCCGACCGCGTCGGCGCGGAGTTACACTTCGATACGGTCGTACAGGACGTGCTCCAGGCTGAGGACGGTCAGATCGAGGGAGTAACCGCGACCCGGAAAGGCGACCAAAAACGCTACGACGCCGAGGTCGTCATCGACGCCGCTGGCGCACTCTCGATCTTACAGGACAAGGCCGACCTCGCCGACGCGACCTTCGATACGAACGTCAACTTCCAGCAGTTCTGCTCGGCCTATCGGGAGGTCCTCGAAGTCGAGGAGCCTGTCGAGTACGACGACGCCATCGTGTTCAAACCCACCGAAGAGCTGGGTTACCTCTGGTACTTCCCGCGGACCGCGACGGAGATCAACGTTGGACTCGGTTTCCAGATGGACCAGGAACCGATGGAACTCGTCGACGAACTCCGCGACGATCTCGAAGACCGCGAAGAGTTCGAAAACGCCGAGGTCAAGGACAAACTCGGCGCGGCGTTGCCGACTCGCCGCCCCTACGACTCGGGGACTGCCCCCGGATTCATCGCCGTTGGTGACGCGGCCGGCCACGTCAACCCGACCACCGGCGGTGGGATCCCTGGCGCGGCGAAAGCCGGCCACTGGGCGGCCGAGGTCGCCGGCGACGCCATCGCCGAGGGTGACCTCAGCGAGGACGCGCTGTGGGAGTACAACCACCGCGTGCTGACGGACTTCGGGAAGCGCTTCGCGGCGATGGATCTGTACAACATCTTCGGGACGACGCTCACGGTCGACGATATCGCCGACGTCATCTCGGCGATGCCCGCCCAGCAACTCATCGACATCCTGGGTCGCAGTGGAACCTCCTCGATGGGGTGGGGCCTGAAGCTCAAGACGATGGTCCAGACGTTCGGTCACTGGGGCACGCTGTACGACGCGTACAAGGTCAACCAGCGCGCCTCGGAGCTCAAAGAGATCTACGACGAGTACCCGACCGCACCCGACGGGTTCGGGGACTGGCGCGAGCGGCGAGACGCCTTCATGGAGGACTTCTACGCCGAGTTCGGGGCGGATCCGAAGTACTGA
- a CDS encoding aldo/keto reductase, with amino-acid sequence MTSQPTADDVPRLGDMPMLGLGTWENEDPEQCADSVATALEMGYRHVDTAKAYHNEDAVGDGIAAADVPREDVFVATKVWAGDLAYDDVIESAERSADRLGVETIDLLYIHWPSHAYEPEETLPAFDELVDRGVIDRVGVSNFTPDQIERARDVLESPLYANQVEMHPYLEQAELRAFAAETDLNLVAYSPLGRGTVLDDETLAEIAEKHDASVAQVSLAWLREKGVTAIPKATSEAHIRDNFESVGLDLDAEDVATIDDIDRTDRQIHPDWAPDSW; translated from the coding sequence ATGACATCACAGCCGACAGCCGACGACGTGCCACGCCTCGGTGACATGCCGATGCTCGGGCTCGGAACCTGGGAGAACGAGGATCCTGAGCAGTGTGCCGACAGCGTCGCGACCGCGCTGGAGATGGGGTATCGCCACGTCGACACGGCGAAAGCCTACCACAACGAAGATGCCGTCGGCGATGGGATCGCCGCTGCCGACGTCCCGCGCGAGGACGTCTTCGTCGCGACGAAGGTCTGGGCCGGCGACCTCGCGTACGACGACGTCATCGAGAGCGCCGAACGGAGCGCCGACCGGCTCGGCGTCGAGACGATCGACCTCCTGTACATCCACTGGCCCTCCCACGCCTACGAACCCGAGGAGACCCTGCCGGCCTTCGACGAACTGGTCGATCGCGGTGTGATCGACCGCGTCGGCGTGAGCAACTTCACGCCAGACCAGATCGAGCGCGCCCGAGACGTGCTCGAATCGCCGCTTTACGCCAACCAGGTCGAGATGCACCCCTATCTCGAGCAGGCGGAACTCCGGGCGTTCGCCGCGGAGACCGACCTCAATCTCGTCGCGTACTCGCCGCTCGGGCGAGGCACCGTTCTCGACGACGAGACGCTCGCCGAAATCGCCGAGAAACACGACGCCAGCGTCGCTCAGGTCAGCCTGGCCTGGTTGCGCGAGAAGGGGGTCACCGCGATCCCGAAAGCGACCAGCGAGGCCCACATCCGGGACAACTTCGAGAGCGTCGGCCTCGATCTCGACGCCGAGGACGTCGCCACAATCGACGACATCGATCGGACTGACCGCCAGATCCATCCTGACTGGGCCCCGGACTCCTGGTAA
- a CDS encoding DUF63 family protein, whose protein sequence is MDETGFDLTPGRAWLAVFAAGVVAVVGGSIAFTRTVWDEFIWQYFWGPVYADAYNAGCAIKAGGETLLGGSGFAENCGIAAQQGHIVAEPGYTLVSEAGYMIVGLFFLIGVYLLLSNLDIDLDKAFFYALFPFMLFGGALRVLEDATDAAVDAGVEPVISYPFNTLFISPIIYFTVFGIAIAALVGSLRLADRGVVDSADRTLGTVGGVALAITLGYLVVLGLTVEHVAFLPHVLLIIVGLATVLAYGVYALADRFYPEINSGTGYVGLLVIWAHAIDGVANVLITDWADVLALPVSYYPKHPANEIIMNVTEAVLPAAVFEAIGSAWPFLLVKLGVAVAIVWLFNEAFIEENPRYSYVLLVGVTAVGLGPGTRDMLRAAFGI, encoded by the coding sequence ATGGACGAGACTGGGTTCGATCTCACGCCGGGACGTGCGTGGCTCGCGGTGTTCGCGGCCGGCGTCGTCGCGGTGGTCGGCGGGTCGATCGCGTTCACACGCACGGTCTGGGACGAGTTCATCTGGCAGTACTTCTGGGGGCCGGTGTACGCCGACGCCTACAACGCCGGGTGTGCGATCAAGGCGGGCGGCGAGACGCTGCTGGGCGGTAGCGGTTTCGCCGAGAACTGCGGGATTGCGGCCCAGCAGGGCCATATCGTCGCCGAGCCGGGCTATACACTCGTCTCGGAGGCAGGCTACATGATCGTCGGGCTGTTCTTCCTGATCGGCGTCTACCTCTTGCTATCGAATCTCGACATCGACCTCGACAAGGCGTTCTTCTACGCGCTGTTCCCGTTCATGCTGTTCGGCGGCGCGCTCCGGGTCCTCGAAGACGCGACCGACGCGGCCGTCGACGCCGGCGTCGAGCCGGTCATCTCCTACCCGTTCAACACGCTGTTCATCAGCCCGATCATCTACTTTACCGTCTTCGGGATCGCGATCGCCGCCCTCGTCGGCAGCCTGCGACTGGCCGATCGGGGCGTCGTCGATTCGGCCGACCGGACGCTCGGGACGGTCGGGGGCGTCGCACTCGCGATCACCCTCGGCTACCTGGTCGTCCTCGGGCTCACCGTCGAACACGTCGCTTTCCTCCCGCACGTCCTGCTCATCATCGTCGGACTCGCGACGGTGCTGGCCTACGGCGTCTACGCGCTCGCGGACCGCTTCTACCCCGAGATAAACAGCGGGACGGGCTACGTCGGCCTGCTCGTCATCTGGGCGCACGCGATCGACGGCGTCGCGAACGTCCTCATCACCGACTGGGCGGACGTGCTTGCCCTCCCCGTCTCGTATTACCCCAAGCACCCGGCCAACGAGATCATCATGAACGTGACCGAAGCCGTCCTGCCGGCGGCCGTCTTCGAGGCGATCGGGAGCGCGTGGCCGTTCCTGCTCGTGAAACTCGGGGTCGCCGTCGCCATCGTCTGGCTGTTCAACGAGGCGTTTATCGAGGAGAATCCACGGTACAGCTACGTCCTCCTGGTCGGCGTCACTGCCGTCGGGCTCGGGCCGGGGACGCGGGACATGCTCCGGGCCGCGTTCGGTATCTAA
- a CDS encoding YcaO-like family protein — protein sequence MTVGLVGSGPAAEAVESALADVGENVTTAAPDAIGEFELGVVVDVAGANAFERANEHALTTGAAWIAVELGGVGGVPVVDAAITGFGPETACYSCLRKRVRANVDPTEKPTEAPPPTTARFAGAIAGRAAASTLDPSVEGPDIFGFVTEIPDATRQLLPVPHCTCGSDTSRAIEQTTADRDLETTIAMAEAGLDDRVGIVQEVGEIESFPAPYYLARNGDTAGFSDVSSTGPAAGVDVDWNAALMKALGEAYERYSAGVYRAENFTTAAVDELDNPVAPSSFVTPEPPEDGPYDWIEGENLASGQPVQVPASVTVYPPAGDRFRPATTSGLGFGNATVEALLSGLYEVIERDAAMLSWYSTFEPLELSVEDERFETLARRVRTEGLSVTPLLLTQDVDVPVVAVAVHREGGEWPRFALGSGAHLDPAAAARSALAEAVQNWFELRQMGREGAADAGGAIGEYAAFPDAVETFVDADGAVSAADVAPDVAIEGAEALSAVVERVADADLTPYAVRLTPRDVEAMGFEAVRVLVPDAQPLFLGEPYFGDRLEAVSDRLGFEARPDRAFHPFP from the coding sequence TCGTCGTCGACGTGGCCGGCGCGAACGCGTTCGAGCGCGCGAACGAGCACGCCCTGACGACCGGAGCAGCCTGGATCGCGGTCGAACTCGGCGGGGTCGGTGGTGTTCCAGTCGTCGACGCCGCGATCACGGGGTTCGGTCCGGAGACAGCCTGCTATTCGTGTCTTCGCAAGCGCGTCCGCGCGAACGTCGACCCGACCGAGAAGCCGACCGAAGCGCCGCCGCCGACGACTGCCCGGTTCGCCGGTGCGATCGCCGGCCGGGCGGCGGCGAGTACGCTCGACCCATCGGTCGAGGGGCCCGATATCTTCGGGTTCGTGACGGAGATTCCCGACGCGACACGGCAACTGCTCCCCGTCCCCCACTGTACGTGTGGGTCTGACACCTCCCGAGCAATCGAGCAAACGACGGCAGATCGCGACCTGGAGACGACGATCGCGATGGCCGAGGCCGGACTCGACGACCGGGTCGGAATCGTCCAGGAAGTCGGCGAGATCGAGTCGTTTCCGGCCCCGTACTATCTCGCCCGGAACGGCGACACCGCGGGGTTCAGCGACGTCTCCTCGACCGGGCCGGCCGCGGGCGTCGACGTCGACTGGAACGCCGCGCTGATGAAGGCCCTCGGGGAAGCCTACGAGCGATACAGCGCCGGCGTCTATCGGGCGGAGAACTTCACAACGGCGGCCGTCGACGAACTGGACAATCCCGTCGCGCCGTCGTCGTTCGTGACGCCGGAGCCTCCGGAGGACGGCCCTTACGACTGGATCGAGGGTGAGAATCTGGCGAGTGGCCAGCCTGTTCAGGTTCCGGCGTCGGTGACCGTCTATCCCCCCGCCGGCGACCGGTTCCGGCCCGCGACCACGTCCGGACTCGGGTTCGGTAACGCGACGGTCGAGGCGTTGCTGTCAGGACTGTACGAGGTGATCGAGCGCGACGCGGCGATGCTGTCGTGGTATTCGACGTTCGAGCCACTCGAGCTGTCCGTCGAGGACGAGCGCTTCGAAACATTGGCTCGGCGGGTGCGGACGGAAGGGCTGTCGGTCACGCCGCTCCTCCTCACCCAGGACGTCGACGTCCCGGTCGTCGCCGTCGCCGTCCACCGGGAAGGCGGCGAGTGGCCGCGCTTCGCTCTGGGATCGGGCGCACATCTCGATCCCGCGGCGGCCGCCCGGTCGGCGCTCGCCGAGGCGGTCCAGAACTGGTTCGAACTCCGTCAGATGGGGCGGGAGGGAGCCGCGGACGCCGGCGGCGCGATCGGGGAGTACGCCGCATTCCCGGACGCTGTCGAAACATTCGTCGACGCCGACGGCGCTGTGTCGGCGGCTGACGTCGCACCTGACGTGGCCATCGAAGGGGCCGAAGCCCTGTCGGCTGTCGTCGAGCGAGTTGCCGACGCGGATCTCACGCCGTACGCCGTCCGACTCACACCGAGGGACGTCGAGGCGATGGGCTTCGAGGCTGTCCGGGTGCTCGTGCCGGACGCACAGCCGCTGTTCCTCGGCGAGCCGTACTTCGGCGACCGCCTCGAAGCCGTCTCGGACCGTCTCGGATTCGAGGCACGGCCGGACCGGGCGTTTCATCCGTTCCCCTGA